A segment of the Salmo trutta chromosome 3, fSalTru1.1, whole genome shotgun sequence genome:
agagagagagggggggagagagggaggagagagagagggggagagagggagagagagagagggagagagagagagagagagagaggagagagagagagagagagagagggagggggaatgtAGAAAGCAAAGCAGTGTTTTTAATTATCTGGACTAGGTACAGGATGCGGTTTTTTGATTGTTTTAATGAAGCAGCTGGCCTATTGTCTCTCCTTAATTCCTCTATTGTTTTTAGAATAAGTCATAGTTCTTTATTCTTTTATCAGGTGCTCTGCAGAAGGATTCAGCACAATAGCGTTCATTCCAACTGCATTGGCCGCTACACAAAGCCAGGCAGGCAGCTCATTGCAGAGAGCTAGCTCTGTGCAAATCACACAAGCTGCTACTTTTTTTGCCTTTTCCCCAGTTTTACTTGTGGGCTGTGCACTTTCAAAAAAGGCAAAAAGTGGCCAGTATGATGCAGGTAAACTTTCATGAACTATTCACAAAATGATTTGCCTTTGCTGcccctctctctgtacagtaaGGGGTGTTTCCCAATCCTTGTCTTAggaacccaaaggggtgcacatttgtgtgtgtcagtgctggcCTAGAACAAATCCTTTGGTTCTCCATCAAGACCAAGCTTGGGAAGCGAAAACTGTGGTGTACAGTGATGCCCTGAGAGCAACATCTCAGTGGATCTCAGTGGATCTCAGGGGATCTCCTGACCTTCCATCTATGTGtatgtcccaaatgccaccctattccccatttagagcactacttttgaccacggcccatagctctggtcaaaatagtgcgctatattgggaatagggtgtcatttgggactaaGCCTCCACCTGAGGTTGGTGGTTGAGGTCTCCTCTGAGGCAGGAATGCTTCTGTCTGAGTCAGTATTCTGTGTTTTAGAACACCACCCCAGCATTCTCACAGATGACAGATGGGTGTCTGTAGTGTTGCTGGCTGAAGGAGTCACATCGCTGTGAATTGCATTGTAGGTTAGTACTAACTATCATTAGCAATTAGCAGTAGAAGGCTTGCAGTAGTTCAAAGCATCTTCAACTGAAATTGTATTCAAAGACAGTGAAAATGTAGACAAGTCGGTCGTGAGTTCAGTATCGGGGTATTTTTCGCCATTCTCTTTATTAACCGAGAACCTGAGAAGTGGAATCTCTACCAATTGAAACTTTTGGTGGAGAGTAGTGACGATCTGCCCCCCACTTCCCCCTCCATTGTGGCTGCTCGCTGGCAGTTAGTATCTACCTTGATGGTAACTCTGTCTGACGGCAGAGGAGTTTTGTTACTTTAATTAGGAGATAAAAATTCAAAGGGCCTCTCCAGGCTGTGTGTGGTGAGAGAGAATCAAAACCAGCACTCAAGTGGAGGGACCTGAAGTGTGTCTCTCATCACGGGAGATTGGCCAGCAGATAGGCACTGTTCTTTAAAGGAGCTagtgctgcctgctgcctgccactcacactgatacacacacacacacacacacacacacacacacacacacacacacacacacacacacacacacacacacacacacacacacacacacacacacacacacacacacacacgaacacacaccttTCTTTGCACACAGAAATGGGACTTTAAAAGATGGCATATTTTACTACAGCTTGCTTCAGTCCTCTGACTCATTTCTATAATAGTGTTTAATTTCCAGTGCTGTTTGACAGAAATGCAATGAAAAGGTTGGGAAATGTGTTAATGGGAGAAGCGAGGTTATGACCAGCGTCAGGTGGGAGGTGGAATGCCGTGGAAGGTGTACCAGAGAGGAGTGATATATCCTCAGATTGGTGTGGAAGTTAGGCTTCATAACAATCATTCCATCATGTAATTTCACAGTAACTACAGCAGTTATTCTTCAGTTTTCCTCCCTGGGTTGGGAGAGCCTCACTTGAAAACCTTAACCCTGTCTACACTGACCTTTAAAACGAGTGATTTATACGTTTTGTGTAAACATTTGTAATCAGTGTCTCTCTAAAGTGTGGAGGATGGGTCTATGAGTGGGGTGCAGTTAGTCTTCTGTTCTACCCTTcatacctctcccctctcttctgcaACGCCCTTATTTCCACAACAGCTGGACTCAAATTACAGGTCCTCTCTCATCCTGACGCTGCTCTGTCGGAGTGTTTGCACATCTTTGAAAGCTAACAGAGTGCCCTAATTAATTGTCCAGCTTTTCTCTGAAACAATGTCCTAATTCTGCCATTTAGCGTGAGCGTATCATCGTTTGTTGTTATCGCCCCAGACAGATTTTTGTAAATAGTCATATTAAAAACTTAATCTCTTCAAAGGAAAATGAAGTGCAGCTGAAAAGCCTGTCATGTGCAGGAGATAAATATTATCTAAGCTAAAAAACCTTCCTCTACcccttcctccccttcctctctctcatcctaacTTAATGAATATGTTCAGAAGATTTCACTGGAATGTTTAATCCCTAAACACAAAAATCTAATCGTGTGTAGAGGACCTGTTTCAGGGTTCTACTATATTACTGAAGTGTACAGTATTGCTCCAATGCATAGACCTACTAGAAATTACCCCAATGAGTATGACATTTCTTACTGCTACTTTAACCAAAGTATGACATTGTGATTTTACACTTTAGTCATTATATAGTCATTATTATTAAATCCTTATAACATTTCCCTCTGGATGGAATTCCATACCCTCTGAACTCCAGAGTTTGGAGTACAGCCAAACCACTCAGGGTGAAACATGAATAAAAATATTATATAATACtgtccccagtgggaatcaaacccatcaACTAAGCCACACAGGCTAACACTACCATGGTCTACCAACAGAGTCACACAGGCtaacactaccatgctctaccaacagtcACACAGGctaatactaccatgctctaccaacagagtcacacaggctaacactaccatgctctaccaacagagtcacacaggctaacactaccatgctctaccaacagagtcacacaggctaacactaccatgctctactaacagtcacacaggctaacactaccatgctctaccaacacagtcacacaggctaacactaccatgctctaccaacagagtcacacaggctaacactaccatgctctaccaacagtcACACAGGCTgacactaccatgctctaccaacagagtcacacaggctaacactaccatgctctaccaacagtcacacaggctaacactaccatgctctaccaacagagtcacacaggctaacactaccatgctctaccaacagagtcacacaggctaacactaccatgctctaccaacagtcacacaggctaacactaccatgctctaccaacagagtcacacaggctaacactaccatgctctaccaacagtcacacaggctaacactaccatgctctaccaacagagtcacacaggctaacactaccatgctctaccaacagagtcacacaggctaacactaccatgctctaccaacagagtcacacaggctaacactaccatgctctaccaacagagccacacaggctaacactaccatgctctaccaacagtcacacaggctaacactaccatgctctaccaacagtcacacaggctaacactaccatgctctaccaacagtcacacaggctaacactaccatgctctaccaacagagccacacaggctaacactaccatgctctaccaacagaatcacacaggctaacactaccatgctctaccaacagagccacacaggctaacactaccatgctctaccaacagagccacacaggctaacactaccatgctctaccaacagagtcacacaggctaacactaccatgctctaccaacagagccacacaggctaacactaccatgctctaccaacacagtcacacaggctaacactaccatgctcaaccaacagagtcacacaggctaacactaccatgctctaccaacagagtcacacaggctaacactaccatgctctaccaacagagccacgcaggctaacactaccatgctctaccaacacagtcacacaggctaacactaccatgctctaccaacagagccacgcaggctaacactaccatgctctaccaacagagccacacaggctaacactaccatgctctaccaacacagtcacacaggctaacactaccatgctctaccaacagagtcacacaggctaacactaccatgctctaccaacagagccacacaggctaacactaccatgctctaccaacagagtcacacaggctaacactaccatgctctaccaacagagtcacacaggctaacactaccatgctctaccaacagagtcacacaggctaacactaccatgctctaccaacagtcacacaggctaacactaccatgctctaccaacagagtcacacaggctaacactaccatgctctaccaacagagtcacacaggctaacactaccatgctctaccaacagagccacaCAGGCAAACACTAccttgctctaccaacagagtcacacaggctaacactaccatgctctaccaacagagtcaaacaggctaacactaccatgctctaccaacagagtcacacaggctaacactaccatgctctaccaacagagtcacacaggctaacactaccatgctctaccaacacagtcacacaggctaacactaccatgctctaccaacagagccacacaggctaacactaccatgctctaccaacagagccacacaggctaacactaccatgctctaccaacagagtcacacaggctaacactaccatgctctaccaacagagccacacaggctaacactaccatgctctatcaacagagccacacaggctaacactaccatgctctaccaacagagccacgcaggctaacactaccatgctctaccaacagagccacacaggctaacactaccatgctctaccaacagagtcacgcaggctaacactaccatgctctaccaacagagccacacaggataaaaaatatatttttcagcaTGTTCCCCTTCTGTCTGTTCCAGGTGGCCAGCTGTGGTGTACCACCACTAAGAACATCATGGGGGGCGAGGAACTAGTGGCGTTCGCCGTGGACTTTGACTCCCGTTTACAGGCCATCAACCACATGTCTCTGAGCGAGGGGATGTACCCGGCCAGACTGCTGGACACCATCCAGCTGCTGCCTCAGCAGGCCGCCATGGCCTCCATTCTGCCCACCGCCATCGTCAACAGTGAGTTACAATACACTCTGTACTGTAGTCTCACTTAGGGATGCGTTTGAAATggactctattccctatgtagttcactactttagGCCAAAACTTTAAGTAATGCACTAGAGGAAAGAgggtgcagactctggacaaaggtattgcactatatagggactagggtgccgtTTTGGACATAGCCCtaaatgtctgtctgtccatccgtcTATGGGCTGTAGATTAACCCAGATGAGTCTGTGTTAAGAGTGGTTGAGATAAGAGCTGTCGACCTTCAGTTTGGGTTCACATAAACACAGGCGAGCCTCCCACTAACCTGTTAATTGCAAAATACAAGCTTCATGCAAATAGTGCATTTGTTTACTTAATAAGGGCTATCTGGGTTCAGCTCGGCAGGGAGGCTGCTCTGCTGCAGGCAGATGGTCCAGTGTTTCAGTTGCCCTTGAGAAAGGGCACCAACCTAGTGGTATCAACACAGTCCTATCACAGCCTTGGGTATTACAGGGTTTTCGCCTGGCTTTGGGTATCAAATCAGAGCTATAAAGAGaaagaaacgtgtgtgtgtgtgtgtgttgtacgtGCATACGTGTGCATGTTGTTATGTGCGCACGAAACGTACACTGACGTTCTATCCTGAAGTTGTACCCTGACGCTCTACCCTGTgttttaccctctctctccagaggaCATCTTCCCATGTAAGGCGTGTGGGATCTGGTACCGCAGTGAGAGGAACCTGCAGGCCCACCTGATGTACTACTGCAGTGGCAGGCAGAGGGAGCCAGAGAGCCAAGGGGAGGAGAACGACAACGGACCCCACCAGACGCCCAGCATCTGCCCCTTCCCACAGTGCAACAAGAGCTTCACCAGCGCCAGGGCCCTGGAAATGCACCTGAGCACACACAGCGGTGAGTAGAGATGTACTGCTAGTACTATTAGTATAGTAGTTGAGCTTCtactgtagtaatactagtaaaGTACTGTAAAGTAGACGAAATGTAGATTTATTTTAGCTTTCATTTAGTTGTAAGTATCTCACCATTGAGTGATGTTGACATGATATGTGCTTATCAATAAAGGTAATCCTATGTATTATTTAATTACGTTGAGTAGTACAGAACAGTATAACTTTAATATTTTTCAGTCATTTTAGTATTCGGTTTTGTAATGAAAAGTATTGCTTGACATTAAGACAATATCAGTTTCACATTAGTCAGGTAGAATAATTGGAAAAGTGAACTACTACTCTTAGCTCCAGAAATATACACATCCCCCTGTCAGCTTAAGCAGTTGACAGTTTAGCTTTCAGCCCAACCAAAAATCAGGAGGGTTGGGAGTAAGCTTGGCATAATGCATCAGTTTTTGATCGTAGCCGTAGTTAACATTAAGGCAGAGTGGGAATGTGAGGAATCTCAATAGTGTCCTTTTATCTCCCTAACAGGTGTCAAAATGGAAGAGACGCTCCCCCCTGGCACCAGCTTGAAATGCACAATCTGTAACTACACGGCGGATTCTCTTATTACATTCCAACATCACATCCTCTCTCACCTGTCACAGGCAGCCTTCAGATGCAATCACTGCCATATCAGCTTTCAGAACCACAGGGAACTCTTGCAGCATCAGGACTTACACAGCCACCATGGCCACGGCGGTGGCAGCAAACTTCACAGGGAGAGCGACAGCGAGCACTCCCCCAGGGGGGCGGAGGAAGCCCTGCAGCAGGCGGCGGCCCGCGTCGAGCTGGCCAACCGGAAGGAAGCCCTCCAGAGTCCCAAAGGATCCCTCAGCAAGGACGCCACCACTGACAGTGAGCTGGAGAAGACTGAGAAAAAGCCCATGCTGTCAGGGTTGAAGGGGGACGGTGGCCATCCGGGCAGTAAGGCCAGCTTCTCCTACACCCGGATCAAGTCTGAGCCCTCCAGCCCCCGCTTGGCCTCCTCTCCCGTTCAGCACAACATGGGCCCCACCTACCCTATGGGGCCCTTCCTGTCCCAGTTCGCTTTCTCCCAGGACATTTCTGTCGTCCCACAGGCTTCTGAGATTCTGGCTAAAATGTCAGAGCTGGTCCACCGGAGGCTACGCCACGGAGGGAACACGGTCTACCCTCCAGTGATCTACAGCCCCCTCATCCCCAAAGGGGCCACGTGTTTCGAATGCAATATCACCTTCAACAACCTGGAAAACTACCTGGTCCACAAAAAGCACTACTGTAACAGTCGTTGGCAGCACATGACCAAGTCGCCTGACTTCTCCAGCATCTCAGACAAGGCCGTGAGCCCCAACAGCGGCCACAGCTCAGTCAGTATGCTCACCGGATGCCACCCGTCTGAGGTCACCGACAGCCACCTGATGCAGTCGGCCTGTTTGTCAGTCAACTCTCAGAGTGTTCTGGACATGATCAATGCAGGAGGGGTAGTGAAAGGCCCTGGCCCAGAGAAGGAGCTCCCGGGGCAGGTTAAGAAGGTCTCCACCACCCCGACCGGCGTAGAGGAGAGGCTGAACGGGAAGCAGCAGGCGGTGGAGGGGAAGAGCCCCACCAACACGCCTCTGGTGGAGACTGACGTCAACGACCCCAACCAGACTTCCTGTGCGGCCTGCAATATCACCTTTAGCCGCCACGAGACCTACATGGTCCACAAGCAGTACTATTGTGCTACGCGTCACGACCCCCCCATGAAACGCATGTCTGCCAACAAGGTTCCCTCCATGCAGAGGACCATGAGGACCCGCAAGCGCAGGAAGATGTACGAGATGTGTCTCCCAGACCAGGACCCGAGAGGACCCTCCATTGGACAGCCAGGGTTCCTGGGGGTCCCTCCTATGGCGAACCCCTGTACATCCCAGGAGGCGGTGGAGAGCCTGGCCGACCGCTTTCACCCTCGCTGTGACGTCTTCCCAGGGATGGTCCCCAAACACCTGGAGGCTTCCCTCACCGTCACCAAGTCTATCATGGCCCCCAACAGTAATACCACTATGGACCAGCAGGAGCTGGACGCACCCATCGATCTCAGCAAAAAGTGCTCGCCAATACCCAATGACAAGACATCGCCCAACTCCCCCAAAAGACTGTTAGACTATCACGAATGTACAGTGTGCAAGATCAGTTTTAACAAAGTGGAGAACTACCTAGCGCATAAACAGAACTTTTGCCCTGTGACAACAGCCACAGCCACCCAGCAGCACGGTGGTGACACCATGTTCCCAGACGTGGTGAAGAGTGAAGGCAGTAATCCTGATGATGCCTACGATAAGAGCCCAGGGAAATGTGAGAAGAACGGCAACGATAAAATGATTGTGCAGAACGGGGGTGGAATGTTCCCCCCTCACATGGGCCCAGTGCCGGGTCTCAAGCCCTTCAGCGAGGCTCAGCTCATCCCGACTAAAGACGAGAACATGTTTCTGCCCCACTGCCTTTATCCCGGCGCAATAAAGAAGATGAAAGGTGCCGAGCAAATATCGCCCTACTTCGGGATAAAGCCGACCGATTACGTGGCCGGCGGGCTGGtcatgcagggagagagagaggtgagcagCGAGCAGGAGCAGAGCACTAATGGAGGGGGACCAGAGATGGTGAGAGAGCAGCCTGCTGCCAACGGCTGCCCACTCCCCAGCAAAGAGCCACTGCCCCTGCTGCCGAAAAACAGGGGCATGGTGATAGTCAACGGCGGTCACAAGCCAGAGGAGCGCTCGGGATCGGGGCCCGTCCCACCCAACCAGGATAACCAATCCCACAATCCCCAGCAGCAAGACGGCCACCCCTCACCAACGTGGGGCGCGGAGAACCCGTCCGACTCCAACGAGAACGTGTCGCCCGCGTCCAAGTCTCCAACAGAGGAGACGGTGCCCACGGTGACAAAGGGTGTGAATGGGTCATCCCAGGCTCCGGGCAGTGGGAAGTACTGCCGCCTCTGTGACATCCAATTCAACAACCTATCAAACTTTATTACCCATAAGAAGTTTTACTGTTCGTCACATGCTGCGGAGCATGTGAAATGAACTACTTCCTGTTTAGTTTTCCTGTCCCTTCCCACTCCCCTTTTTTCTGTTTGGGTACACTGTCGTGTCTGGAATAATGCATCACTCACGCAGTTCTAAACGCTGCTTGTGGACAATCAAGAGAAGCTTCTTCTTTCATCATTTTAACACATTGCAAATCATtggttaaaaaagaaaaaaaagaaaaaatgaatCCAGAGTAATATTGGTGCCactttcacatttatttattttacaatcaGTATTAATAGTAGTGATCTTAATTTAAAATTCAAATGAAATTTATATCAGAGTTGTTTGTAATGTTATTGTATAGTCATTCTTGTGTAGCACACATATTGTTTACACTGTAATGTAGGCTCAATGAAACGATAGAATACAAATGAGATGCATTTTAGACACAAAAAAGCTACTGAAGCACTTGTCTATTCTTATTTGCTGTAACAGTTTTTGTATATGCCTAAATGTCATTTGCAGCTTTGCTATTCATGACTCTGATTCTTGGCCTTAGCCCACCTTTGGTGGGATAACCAGGTACAATCCAGCTGCATCTTCTGTTTTGGCATACACTTGGCTTAGCATACGTATGTGGCTGTGTCCCTGTCTCTTTTCTTCAACTCAGACGTGGATGTTTTCAGGAGGATGGCAACATTCTTGTATAGTACtcatatttctgtttgctgaactACACTTTGGTCTCCCTTTTTAAAATTTGCTCTCGATGCAATACTTTGTAAATGAGGGAACATTACTAAAAGCAGTATTATGAGAGGGGGGACTGCATATATTTGAGGAAAAAAATTGTACAAGAATTACATTTATTGCTGTTGATGATGGACAAGCTGGGTTGGGAGGTTGGTTGACGGGGGATACTGATGTAAAATAATCATTCCAATGTCCTAATTATGGGAGAAAAAAAGTTTCTTAAAAAAACGTTGTTGCTATGCATGTATATGGATGGAATAAAGTTCCAGAACTGTTGGAAATAATTTTTATTTTGATGTGGTGTCATAATTAAACTTAAATCCTCAGGATAATCCAATGATGTTTGGTCTTTTCTTTCAAAGCTACAACACAGTACCAGTGTCGTGGATGTGTACATTAGATATAAGGGACAGAGTGCTCTGTTCAATCCACATCACGGAAATTCAGCTTTACAGCGTGAATCAAATTTAAAGTCAATGTTCCTGTCAATGTTcccgcattcacggtaaacgctgcatatgtcggctcaatcggaaattacttTTACATCGTCACGTTTACATTCTATTATGGAATCTGTAACGCTGCAGCTTTACAGACTGACTAGATCCCAGAAAGATAGTAGAGTTAACACACAGACAAATTCAGAAgactttattatttatttacaaacatTAAGGCAAAACTGTCTGATATTTGTACTGGTAATAAAGTACACAAAAAATAAATCAATCGATTGAAACTGGTTTCATGTGTGGACATACACATGTCAAGTATATTCCTGTCAAAAATCCTCACTGGAAAAAAACTAAACATGGAACCTTCAGGTTGTGAGTGTAGTTGAGACATTTGGCAGCAGAATCGGTGTGTCACTGCCACAGAATTCAAACCTTGAAATTAGAGCAATAGAACTAGATGTCTTCTATAGATCTCTATGGTCATTGGCTCTGCTGTTTGGACTGCCGTTGGGACACCAGCTTCCACAGGTGTTTGCTAACAACAGACGGCCTCTTGTAGATCATCCTGCGGTCCCCTCCTTTAACATGGATCTGGTTGGCCGAGGGGTAAGTCTGCTCCAGTAACGTCTTCTGAAGCTGGGCCACCACCTGATGTGGAAGCACATACAGTCAGTCAATGTTCATTTGAGTTAGTTTGAGGGCCCTGTGAGAAACAGTCAATATGCATCACACCAATTCCATCCATCCCCTTTCTCCCCGAAGTGTGCACTGTGCAGTAGTGCAGTCCCCCTGAACTAGTGCAGTCGTTGGCTAAGATGTCAGCGACGAATGGTGCATTGCCTCGAGCTCCTACAAAACATTGCAGGTTTCtactttttttgtgtttttctaaaatgttcttACTCAGTTTGTTTTGTGCATTACTTCATACCCCCCAGGTAGAACTATTGGAATATGAATCGCTTGGTAGTCACACCGTCTACCTGACTTTACCGAATTCCCAAAGACGGCGGAACAATGGTCTAGGTTCTTCGGTGAAGCACCGGGTTGCCTGGGAGTCCTACTTAGAGAGCAGGAAATAGACACAGATGGAGAGGCAGATGTGGGAGGGTCTTAGTGAGATTGAGACGCTTGGTGACCCGTCCTCCATTACCGAGCATACTATTCTCCAATGTTCAAACAATAGTGCATAAACTTGATGAACTCagagcgaggatctccttccagagggaCATCAGATTCTGCAACATACTCTGTTTTTCTGAGACTTGGCTTTCCTCCCACATCCAAACAAATGATATACAACCAGCGTGTTTGACAGTTCATCAAGCGGATAGGAAGAGGGCTCTCTAGCAAGAACAAAGGCAGAGGGCTCTGTTTTATGATCAATAACAAGTAGTGCGATGAGGAACACTTACAGAAACTTGCGAGCTTCTACACTCCCGACTTGGAATACTTGGTCAAATGTCACCCTTTATTACCTTCAGAGAGTTTTCAGGGATTATCGCTACTTTTTCGTACATCCCACCCTAAGCTGACACCAAAAAAGCTCTCAAAGATCTTCATTGGACCCTGAATAAACTGGAGACCGAGTACCCGGAGGCAGCGTTCATTGTCACGGAGAACTTTAAAAAAAGTAATTTAAGAACCATGCTTCCGAATTACTACCAACACATTAACACGGGTATAAGGCTATCTCCcgtcctcctttcggcaaatctgaccatgactccattttgcgcTTCCCCACCTACAAACAAAGACTCAAGAGGAAAGTTGTACaccgctggtctgaccaatcagaatccatgcctcaagactgttttgatcacgtggactggaatatgttccgatgCTCTTCAGCTcggccttcaataccatagtgcccccTGAGCTCACAGCCCTGGGACTTAagtcctccctatgcaactgggtcctggacttcctgacgggccaccccaaggtggtgaaggtatgcaacattacctcctccacactgatcctcaacatgggggcacCACAAGGCTGCATCTtattagtctcctcctgtactc
Coding sequences within it:
- the LOC115180983 gene encoding zinc finger protein ZFPM2 isoform X2 encodes the protein MSLNMPLYDQPVPSPRLSTGEEDGSGEAGESDMDGQSESRHPAIGPEDWDGPRELDAFHKDGERRIHSRQQLPVGTTWGPFNGKIEMNIDGSGMMKSCVPVVLSAGPRWLLDVTWQGAEDNKNNCVVYSKGGQLWCTTTKNIMGGEELVAFAVDFDSRLQAINHMSLSEGMYPARLLDTIQLLPQQAAMASILPTAIVNKDIFPCKACGIWYRSERNLQAHLMYYCSGRQREPESQGEENDNGPHQTPSICPFPQCNKSFTSARALEMHLSTHSGVKMEETLPPGTSLKCTICNYTADSLITFQHHILSHLSQAAFRCNHCHISFQNHRELLQHQDLHSHHGHGGGSKLHRESDSEHSPRGAEEALQQAAARVELANRKEALQSPKGSLSKDATTDSELEKTEKKPMLSGLKGDGGHPGSKASFSYTRIKSEPSSPRLASSPVQHNMGPTYPMGPFLSQFAFSQDISVVPQASEILAKMSELVHRRLRHGGNTVYPPVIYSPLIPKGATCFECNITFNNLENYLVHKKHYCNSRWQHMTKSPDFSSISDKAVSPNSGHSSVSMLTGCHPSEVTDSHLMQSACLSVNSQSVLDMINAGGVVKGPGPEKELPGQVKKVSTTPTGVEERLNGKQQAVEGKSPTNTPLVETDVNDPNQTSCAACNITFSRHETYMVHKQYYCATRHDPPMKRMSANKVPSMQRTMRTRKRRKMYEMCLPDQDPRGPSIGQPGFLGVPPMANPCTSQEAVESLADRFHPRCDVFPGMVPKHLEASLTVTKSIMAPNSNTTMDQQELDAPIDLSKKCSPIPNDKTSPNSPKRLLDYHECTVCKISFNKVENYLAHKQNFCPVTTATATQQHGGDTMFPDVVKSEGSNPDDAYDKSPGKCEKNGNDKMIVQNGGGMFPPHMGPVPGLKPFSEAQLIPTKDENMFLPHCLYPGAIKKMKGAEQISPYFGIKPTDYVAGGLVMQGEREVSSEQEQSTNGGGPEMVREQPAANGCPLPSKEPLPLLPKNRGMVIVNGGHKPEERSGSGPVPPNQDNQSHNPQQQDGHPSPTWGAENPSDSNENVSPASKSPTEETVPTVTKGVNGSSQAPGSGKYCRLCDIQFNNLSNFITHKKFYCSSHAAEHVK
- the LOC115180983 gene encoding zinc finger protein ZFPM2 isoform X1: MSLNMPLYDQPVPSPRLSTGEEDGSGEAGESDMDGQSESRHPAIGPEDWDGPRELDAFHKDGERRIHSRQQLPVGTTWGPFNGKIEMNIDGSGMKMKSCVPVVLSAGPRWLLDVTWQGAEDNKNNCVVYSKGGQLWCTTTKNIMGGEELVAFAVDFDSRLQAINHMSLSEGMYPARLLDTIQLLPQQAAMASILPTAIVNKDIFPCKACGIWYRSERNLQAHLMYYCSGRQREPESQGEENDNGPHQTPSICPFPQCNKSFTSARALEMHLSTHSGVKMEETLPPGTSLKCTICNYTADSLITFQHHILSHLSQAAFRCNHCHISFQNHRELLQHQDLHSHHGHGGGSKLHRESDSEHSPRGAEEALQQAAARVELANRKEALQSPKGSLSKDATTDSELEKTEKKPMLSGLKGDGGHPGSKASFSYTRIKSEPSSPRLASSPVQHNMGPTYPMGPFLSQFAFSQDISVVPQASEILAKMSELVHRRLRHGGNTVYPPVIYSPLIPKGATCFECNITFNNLENYLVHKKHYCNSRWQHMTKSPDFSSISDKAVSPNSGHSSVSMLTGCHPSEVTDSHLMQSACLSVNSQSVLDMINAGGVVKGPGPEKELPGQVKKVSTTPTGVEERLNGKQQAVEGKSPTNTPLVETDVNDPNQTSCAACNITFSRHETYMVHKQYYCATRHDPPMKRMSANKVPSMQRTMRTRKRRKMYEMCLPDQDPRGPSIGQPGFLGVPPMANPCTSQEAVESLADRFHPRCDVFPGMVPKHLEASLTVTKSIMAPNSNTTMDQQELDAPIDLSKKCSPIPNDKTSPNSPKRLLDYHECTVCKISFNKVENYLAHKQNFCPVTTATATQQHGGDTMFPDVVKSEGSNPDDAYDKSPGKCEKNGNDKMIVQNGGGMFPPHMGPVPGLKPFSEAQLIPTKDENMFLPHCLYPGAIKKMKGAEQISPYFGIKPTDYVAGGLVMQGEREVSSEQEQSTNGGGPEMVREQPAANGCPLPSKEPLPLLPKNRGMVIVNGGHKPEERSGSGPVPPNQDNQSHNPQQQDGHPSPTWGAENPSDSNENVSPASKSPTEETVPTVTKGVNGSSQAPGSGKYCRLCDIQFNNLSNFITHKKFYCSSHAAEHVK
- the LOC115180983 gene encoding zinc finger protein ZFPM2 isoform X3, with product MSRRKQSNPRQIKREEDGSGEAGESDMDGQSESRHPAIGPEDWDGPRELDAFHKDGERRIHSRQQLPVGTTWGPFNGKIEMNIDGSGMKMKSCVPVVLSAGPRWLLDVTWQGAEDNKNNCVVYSKGGQLWCTTTKNIMGGEELVAFAVDFDSRLQAINHMSLSEGMYPARLLDTIQLLPQQAAMASILPTAIVNKDIFPCKACGIWYRSERNLQAHLMYYCSGRQREPESQGEENDNGPHQTPSICPFPQCNKSFTSARALEMHLSTHSGVKMEETLPPGTSLKCTICNYTADSLITFQHHILSHLSQAAFRCNHCHISFQNHRELLQHQDLHSHHGHGGGSKLHRESDSEHSPRGAEEALQQAAARVELANRKEALQSPKGSLSKDATTDSELEKTEKKPMLSGLKGDGGHPGSKASFSYTRIKSEPSSPRLASSPVQHNMGPTYPMGPFLSQFAFSQDISVVPQASEILAKMSELVHRRLRHGGNTVYPPVIYSPLIPKGATCFECNITFNNLENYLVHKKHYCNSRWQHMTKSPDFSSISDKAVSPNSGHSSVSMLTGCHPSEVTDSHLMQSACLSVNSQSVLDMINAGGVVKGPGPEKELPGQVKKVSTTPTGVEERLNGKQQAVEGKSPTNTPLVETDVNDPNQTSCAACNITFSRHETYMVHKQYYCATRHDPPMKRMSANKVPSMQRTMRTRKRRKMYEMCLPDQDPRGPSIGQPGFLGVPPMANPCTSQEAVESLADRFHPRCDVFPGMVPKHLEASLTVTKSIMAPNSNTTMDQQELDAPIDLSKKCSPIPNDKTSPNSPKRLLDYHECTVCKISFNKVENYLAHKQNFCPVTTATATQQHGGDTMFPDVVKSEGSNPDDAYDKSPGKCEKNGNDKMIVQNGGGMFPPHMGPVPGLKPFSEAQLIPTKDENMFLPHCLYPGAIKKMKGAEQISPYFGIKPTDYVAGGLVMQGEREVSSEQEQSTNGGGPEMVREQPAANGCPLPSKEPLPLLPKNRGMVIVNGGHKPEERSGSGPVPPNQDNQSHNPQQQDGHPSPTWGAENPSDSNENVSPASKSPTEETVPTVTKGVNGSSQAPGSGKYCRLCDIQFNNLSNFITHKKFYCSSHAAEHVK